The DNA region AGCTCGTTGGCGTGCTCCATCATCCGCTTCCCGATCCCCATCCCCCGGAGGTTCTCCGCGACCACGACATCCTCGAGAATCGCGGAAGAAGCGCCCATGTGCCCCAGGTTGTCCATGACCAGCAGGGCGAACGCGCCCACGACCTTTCCGTCCAGGACCGCAACGTGAATCCGGTAATCGGGGTAATCCCGGAAGCGCGCGAAGATGCGTCGCGCGCTTTCCGGGTCGAGGACGGTCCCGTCGTCTTCCCCGAGCTGCGAGTACAGGGAAAGGATCTCCGGCAGGTCCGTTTCCGATGCTTCCCGAAGCTTTATGTCCAAGGCGTCCTGCCTCCCATGCCGGCGGTCCGCCGGCCCCCCATCTATGTGAAGCGCGCGCGGATGAGCGCGCTGACGCGGTCGATGACCGCCACGGTGACGACGATGATGATCAGGATCGTGGTGACGTCCCGGTTTTCGTAGCTTTTCAGCTTGTCGAACAGGAATACCCCGATCCCTCCCGCCCCGGTGAAGCCCAGGATCGTCGCCGAGCGCACGTCGGACTCGAGCCGGTAGAGCGTCATCGACACGAAGTGCGGCGCGACCTGCGGCAGCACGCCGTACCGGATCACCTTGAGGAAACCGGCCCCGGTCGCGGACAGCGCTTCCACCGGTTCCCGCTGGATCCCCTCGATCCCTTCCGAAAACAGCTTGAGCAGGACGCCCGATGTGTGCACTCCCAGCGCCAGGATTCCCGGCATCGGCCCCAGCCCCACCGCCGCGACGAACAGGAGCGCCCAGATGATCTCGTTGATGGACCGGCTCATGTTCGCGAAGAAGCGGACGGCCGTGTAGATCCCCCGGCGCAGCGCCGGTACGAACGCCCTCCTCCCCGGGACCATGATCTCGAGCATGTTCTTCGACGCCAAAAACGACAGCGGGAAAGCGATCAGCACGGAGAGCAGCAGCGCAAGGATCGCCATCTGCACCGTTTCCAGCATGGAAAGGAGATACCTTTCCAGTTGCCTCCAGGAGGCGGACGGCGGGAAGAAGCCGCTGTCGGCGATGCCGGGGTTGCCGGCGAGGTAGGCGTGCATGTTCCCCCACCCTTCCGCCAGCTTCCCCAGGCTCATCTCCGTCGACCGCCAGCACCACGCCAGAAGGAGCGCCGTCACCAGCAGGATCATGAGGTTGTACGGATGGAGCGCGTTGGTGCGCCTCCGTATCTCGTCGAGCTGCATGACGGCTCCCGTCCGGGCGGCGATGCTACTTGCCTGCAAGCTGCTTCTTCACCTCGATCTGGTCCCGGATCGGGTCGTACATGTCGTCGGCGACCTCCGCGTAGCCGGAGAGCTTCAGCTTCTTCAGCCCCTCGGTGTCCTTATAGGAGAGGAACGCCTCCCTCAGCGCCTTTTTGAGCGATTCGGGAAGGTCCTTGCGGTACGCCATCGGCGATCCCGGGATCAGCTTGGAGGTCCACAGGATGTTGAAGTCCTTCTCCCGCTCCCACATCTTCCCCTCGCCCCGCTTCATGTCCAGGTCGTTCGTCGAGGCGATGTCGATCTTCCCGCCCTTGATGGAAAGCATCGAGGCCTCGTGGCTGCCGGAGTAGATCACGCGGGAAAAATATTTCTGCGGATCGAGCTTCAGCTCCTTGACGAAGAGGACGGTCGGCACCAGCGTTCCGCTGGTGGAGTTGGGATCGGTGAAGGCCCATACCTTCCCCTTGGCGTCGGCGATGCTGTCGATCCCCGAGCCCTTCTTCGCGATGATCAGGCCGTGATACCCGCGGGAGCCGTCCTCGGTGACCTCGATCGCGAAGCATTCCGCGTTGGCCCGCTGCGCCGCCTCGACGTACGACTTCGGGCCGAAGTAGGCGAAATCGACGTGCCTGAACTGCATCCCGGTGATCACGCCGGCGTAGTCGGTGGAGGTCTTCATCTCCACCGGCACGCCGAGCTTCGATTCGAGATACCGGACCAGGTTCTCGAAACGGTCGGTCTGGTGCGATGACGATTCCGTGGGGATGGTGCCGAACACGAGCTTCTTCGGCCAGTCGGCCGGCGCGGCGAACGCCATCGCCGGGATGCATGCCGCAAGTGCCGCCGCCAGGAAAATTTTGAGCGCGTGCTTCATCGGAAGAGCTCCTTTCGTTCCTCGGTTGGGTTTCAGGAAAACGCCGCGGCGGCCGGAACCGCGATCGGCCACGCAAGCCCCGGCTCCCGGCCCCCCGCCCTGTCGCAGCGGTAGATTTCCTCGATCGTTCCCCGGCACAGGCGGTCCGGCGGTCCGTCGAAGACGATCCTTCCGTCGTTCACTCCTATCACCCGGCGGCAGTATTCGCGGGCGTAGTCCAGTTGGTGGAGGTTCGCGACGACCGTCATGCCGTACTTCCCGTTCGCGTTGCGCAGCGTCTCCAGCACCGTCCTGGCGCTCACCGGATCGAGCGACGATACGGGTTCGTCCGCCAGGATGATCTCGGGGCGCTGGGCCACCGCGCGCGCGATGGCGACCCTCTGGCGCTGGCCGCCGGAAAGGCGGTCGCAGCGGCTCAACGCCTCCCCCTCGATTCCGACCAGCTTCATGTATTCGTAGATCTCCTCGTACTGGCTCCGGCTGTAATGCTTGATGAGGGCGGAAAGGAGCGGCTTGCGGTGCAGCATGCCGCTTGCGATGTTGTCCAGGACGCTCAAGCGGCCCACAAGGTTGAAGCCTTGAA from Thermodesulfobacteriota bacterium includes:
- the phnD gene encoding phosphonate ABC transporter substrate-binding protein, whose amino-acid sequence is MKHALKIFLAAALAACIPAMAFAAPADWPKKLVFGTIPTESSSHQTDRFENLVRYLESKLGVPVEMKTSTDYAGVITGMQFRHVDFAYFGPKSYVEAAQRANAECFAIEVTEDGSRGYHGLIIAKKGSGIDSIADAKGKVWAFTDPNSTSGTLVPTVLFVKELKLDPQKYFSRVIYSGSHEASMLSIKGGKIDIASTNDLDMKRGEGKMWEREKDFNILWTSKLIPGSPMAYRKDLPESLKKALREAFLSYKDTEGLKKLKLSGYAEVADDMYDPIRDQIEVKKQLAGK
- the phnC gene encoding phosphonate ABC transporter ATP-binding protein — protein: MEQIRATDLSIGYGRKVVVREVDIRVGKGEFLSILGPSGAGKSTLLMSVNGTTDILGGRLEVLGKDLAAIGHADLKNLRARIGVIFQGFNLVGRLSVLDNIASGMLHRKPLLSALIKHYSRSQYEEIYEYMKLVGIEGEALSRCDRLSGGQRQRVAIARAVAQRPEIILADEPVSSLDPVSARTVLETLRNANGKYGMTVVANLHQLDYAREYCRRVIGVNDGRIVFDGPPDRLCRGTIEEIYRCDRAGGREPGLAWPIAVPAAAAFS
- the phnE gene encoding phosphonate ABC transporter, permease protein PhnE, with translation MQASSIAARTGAVMQLDEIRRRTNALHPYNLMILLVTALLLAWCWRSTEMSLGKLAEGWGNMHAYLAGNPGIADSGFFPPSASWRQLERYLLSMLETVQMAILALLLSVLIAFPLSFLASKNMLEIMVPGRRAFVPALRRGIYTAVRFFANMSRSINEIIWALLFVAAVGLGPMPGILALGVHTSGVLLKLFSEGIEGIQREPVEALSATGAGFLKVIRYGVLPQVAPHFVSMTLYRLESDVRSATILGFTGAGGIGVFLFDKLKSYENRDVTTILIIIVVTVAVIDRVSALIRARFT
- a CDS encoding GNAT family N-acetyltransferase, coding for MDIKLREASETDLPEILSLYSQLGEDDGTVLDPESARRIFARFRDYPDYRIHVAVLDGKVVGAFALLVMDNLGHMGASSAILEDVVVAENLRGMGIGKRMMEHANELCRAKGCYKMTFSSNGNRLAAHRFYESLGFERHGFSFFVRYG